A window of the Hordeum vulgare subsp. vulgare chromosome 5H, MorexV3_pseudomolecules_assembly, whole genome shotgun sequence genome harbors these coding sequences:
- the LOC123398086 gene encoding aspartyl protease family protein At5g10770-like — protein sequence MCMASDALRRGAPFRVWLILIAAALVGPCVSAPDAAERRTSRPDHQDWHVVSVASLLPAAACTASKASASNSSALNVVHRQGPCSPLQARGAPPPHAELLNDDQARVDSIHRKIAAAASPVLDQARGAKGVTLPAQRGISLGTGNYVVSVGLGTPARNMTMVFDTGSDLSWVQCTPCSDCYEQKDPLFDPARSSTYSAVPCASPECQGLDSRSCSRDKKCRYEVVYGDQSQTDGALARDTLTLTQSDVLPGFVFGCGEQDTGLFGRADGLVGLGREKVSLSSQAASKYGAGFSYCLPSSPSAAGYLSLGGPAPANARFTAMETRHDSPSFYYVRLVGVKVAGRTVRVSPIVFSAAGTVIDSGTVITRLPPRVYAALRSAFARSMGRYGYKRAPALSILDTCYDFTGHTTVRIPSVALVFAGGAAVGLDFSGVLYVAKVSQACLAFAPNGDGADAGIIGNTQQKTLAVVYDVARQKIGFGANGCS from the exons aTGTGCATGGCTTCCGACGCGTTGCGTCGAGGCGCTCCGTTCAGGGTCTGGCTTATTCTTATCGCCGCCGCCCTGGTCGGCCCCTGCGTGTCGGCTCCTGATGCGGCGGAGAGGAGGACGAGCCGCCCGGACCATCAGGACTGGCACGTCGTCAGCGTCGCCTCGCTGCTGCCGGCCGCGGCCTGCACGGCGTCCAAGG CATCGGCATCAAACTCGTCGGCCCTCAATGTCGTGCACCGGCAGGGCCCGTGCTCGCCGCTGCAGGCTCGCGGCGCCCCGCCGCCCCACGCCGAGCTCCTGAACGACGACCAGGCCAGGGTCGACTCCATACACCGCAAGATCGCCGCGGCGGCGTCGCCGGTGTTGGACCAAGCCCGTGGCGCGAAGGGCGTGACCCTGCCGGCTCAGCGGGGCATCTCCCTCGGCACCGGCAACTACGTCGTGTCCGTGGGCCTCGGCACCCCGGCGAGGAACATGACGATGGTGTTCGACACCGGCAGCGACCTGTCCTGGGTGCAGTGCACGCCGTGCTCGGACTGCTACGAGCAGAAGGACCCGCTCTTCGACCCGGCCCGGTCCTCGACGTACTCCGCCGTGCCCTGTGCCTCGCCGGAGTGCCAGGGGCTGGACTCGCGGAGCTGCTCGAGGGACAAGAAATGCCGCTACGAGGTCGTGTACGGCGACCAGTCGCAGACCGACGGCGCCCTGGCGCGCGACACGCTTACGCTGACGCAGTCCGACGTGCTCCCGGGCTTCGTCTTCGGGTGCGGCGAACAGGACACCGGGCTGTTCGGCAGGGCCGACGGGCTCGTGGGGCTCGGCCGCGAGAAGGTGTCTCTGTCGTCCCAAGCGGCGTCCAAGTACGGAGCAGGGTTCTCCTACTGCCTCCCGTCGTCGCCGAGCGCCGCGGGGTACCTGTCCCTCGGCGGGCCGGCGCCGGCGAACGCACGATTCACTGCGATGGAGACCCGCCACGACAGTCCGTCCTTCTACTATGTCCGCCTCGTCGGCGTCAAGGTCGCCGGGCGGACGGTCAGGGTCTCTCCCATCGTATTCTCGGCCGCCGGCACGGTGATCGACTCGGGGACGGTGATCACCCGCCTGCCGCCGCGCGTGTACGCCGCGCTCCGGTCGGCGTTCGCGCGCTCCATGGGCAGGTACGGGTACAAGAGGGCGCCCGCGCTGTCCATCCTGGACACGTGCTACGACTTCACGGGGCACACGACGGTGCGCATACCGTCGGTGGCGCTGGTGTTCGCCGGCGGCGCCGCCGTGGGGCTCGACTTCAGCGGGGTGCTGTACGTGGCGAAGGTGTCGCAGGCGTGCCTGGCGTTCGCGCCCAACGGCGACGGCGCGGACGCCGGCATCATTGGGAATACGCAGCAGAAGACGCTCGCGGTGGTGTACGATGTTGCTAGACAGAAAATTGGGTTCGGCGCGAACGGCTGCAGCTGA